The segment ctcttctggcgGATGGGCTTGAAATTGGGGTCAACGTTAAGTTCGTGAGTTGTGATGGCTGTATCGATTCCTTTCATATCGGAAATTGTCCAAGCAAATGAGGACAAGTTTTGCTTTAGAAACTCGAGGATCTTCTGTTGCATTTCGTCGGATAGAAACGCGCCCACTCGGACGGATTTGCTCGGGTCCGAGTCATCAACCGGTATTTCTAGAACCTCTTCCTTCTGCGGACAAACTTTGCTCGCAGGGGGAGAGATTGAGTTGACAAGTGACTGGGAGCGCTGAATCTTAACCGTGGCGATCAGGAGGTCTCGTGCAGCCTGCTGGTCCCCCTTCAGAGTTTTGATCGATCCGTCGGATCCTGGAAACTTAACacactgatggtacgttgatgCGATTGCTCGCATCGAATGTAACCATGGGGTGCCAAGTATAACGTGATAAGGAGCTTTGGAGCCGACCACGGAGAACTTGACCGTTCGCGTGACTCCGCATGCATGGACCGAGAGGCGGATTATGCCGGCGATTACCTCGGAAGATCCGTTGAATCCTGTCAGGGTCCGAGTAGAGGGCTTAACGTCGTTGAGATCGATCCCCATTTTCATGAGGGTTTCGCGAAAAATGATATCGACCTAGCTACCGGTATTGATGAGCACTTTTGTGACGTCGTACTTGTCAATGCCAAGCACGACGAGCAGAGGATCGTTGTGAGGGAGGTGTACGCCGAGTGTGTCATCAGACGAAAAGGTATTCGGCTGATCGTTTGCCTGCTTCTGGGGACATCGTTGGGAAGTAGTGGCTTGCCTGCGATAGTCCTTGACTGATCTAACCGAGTCGCCGCAAGGAGGTGATCCGCCCATAATGACGTTTATCCGAGGACAGGTTTGTACACGCTTTGCGCGGAGCACGTCGCGAAGGTCGCTACTCGCTTCGGCGGTATTTCTCTTCT is part of the Raphanus sativus cultivar WK10039 chromosome 5, ASM80110v3, whole genome shotgun sequence genome and harbors:
- the LOC108858305 gene encoding uncharacterized protein LOC108858305; translation: MGIDLNDVKPSTRTLTGFNGSSEVIAGIIRLSVHACGVTRTVKFSVVGSKAPYHVILGTPWLHSMRAIASTYHQCVKFPGSDGSIKTLKGDQQAARDLLIATVKIQRSQSLVNSISPPASKVCPQKEEVLEIPVDDSDPSKSVRVGAFLSDEMQQKILEFLKQNLSSFAWTISDMKGIDTAITTHELNVDPNFKPIRQKRRKLGPDRSKAVAEEVERLLGAGSITEVCYPEWLANPVVVKKKNGKWPISTKHVLRTAIRCPTSIA